One genomic region from Bombyx mori chromosome 6, ASM3026992v2 encodes:
- the LOC101746741 gene encoding D-aspartate oxidase, with amino-acid sequence MDKRNLNIAVIGAGVIGSSVAKELQKELRNSNITVIADAFHEDTASCVAAGIFRPGPSFKGPTREITKQWIDYSWNYWSKIMNSSDAAQAGIMPLPVYIFSKTNYHVTRNHLIEDLVPVYRECDVDELKMCGKGWKYGSYYLTLKIECDKYLPWNEVLFKQNGGKILKQKVESFSSLKDYNLVFNCTGMGSKYLCNDHDLVPIRGQVIKVNAPWLKTSFYGDYDTYVIPGMDGNATLGGCRQYDSYNMEVDKYDSASIWERCCDLVPSLKKAKVIGHKVGLRPHRVPVRVEREVMHGLSVVHCYGHGGYGVMVAPGTAKTAVQIAVDALKRNSQSKL; translated from the coding sequence ATGGATAAAAGAAATTTGAACATCGCGGTCATCGGAGCTGGCGTTATCGGTTCCTCCGTAGCTAAAGAACTGCAGAAAGAACTTCGAAACTCCAACATTACCGTCATCGCTGACGCCTTCCATGAAGACACGGCTAGCTGTGTGGCGGCCGGTATCTTCAGACCTGGCCCGAGTTTCAAAGGACCTACTCGCGAAATCACAAAACAATGGATCGACTATTCTTGGAACTATTGGAGCAAGATCATGAATTCTTCGGATGCCGCACAAGCGGGAATAATGCCGCTACCAGTCTATATATTCTCAAAAACCAACTACCACGTGACCAGGAACCATTTGATTGAAGACCTGGTACCGGTATACAGAGAGTGTGATGTAGATGAATTAAAAATGTGCGGGAAAGGTTGGAAGTACGGCTCCTATTACTTAACATTGAAAATCGAGTGTGATAAATACCTGCCATGGAACgaagttttatttaaacaaaacggGGGTAAAATACTGAAACAAAAGGTCGAATCTTTTTCGTCCTTAAAAGATTATAACTTGGTGTTTAACTGCACAGGAATGGGTTCAAAATACCTGTGCAATGACCACGATCTAGTACCGATTAGAGGTCAGGTAATAAAAGTCAACGCGCCATGGTTGAAGACATCATTTTATGGGGACTATGATACTTATGTTATACCAGGCATGGATGGCAACGCCACTTTGGGCGGCTGCAGACAGTACGACAGCTACAATATGGAGGTGGATAAATATGATTCGGCCTCTATTTGGGAGAGATGTTGCGATCTGGTACCTTCGTTGAAGAAAGCTAAGGTTATAGGACATAAAGTAGGACTTCGTCCGCATAGAGTGCCAGTTCGAGTTGAGCGGGAAGTGATGCACGGTTTGAGCGTGGTACATTGTTATGGGCACGGTGGGTACGGGGTGATGGTAGCTCCGGGAACCGCGAAAACGGCTGTACAGATAGCCGTTGATGCTCTGAAGAGAAATTCTCAAAGTAAATTGTAA
- the LOC101743150 gene encoding uncharacterized protein LOC101743150: MANLKSDLDQYLLQNESRRSYKFSLPSFSTPAFLSRNTEETPTSTTSSWFEEVQKEYFTLSRTQRFLGFGICLFLGILCFILSFIYIPVLLLQARKFALLFTLGSLFFILSFSFLYGPWAHLKSMFSKERALTTSIYSITLIATLYCALHLQSTPWTIVCAVLQVMALFWMMMGSIPGGSSGMRFFGSMFKSSVSNTLPI; this comes from the exons ATGGCAAATCTAAAATCAGATTTAGATCAATATTTGCTTCAAAACGAAAGTCGTCGGAGTTATAAATTTAGTTTACCAAGTTTTTCAACGCCTGCCTTCCTGTCTCGTAACACTGAGGAGACTCCGACGAGCACAACGAGCAGTTGGTTCGAAGAAGTACAGAAAGAGTATTTCACTTTG agCAGAACACAACGATTCTTAGGATTTGGAATATGTCTATTTCTAGGAATCCTATGTTTCATACTATCATTTATCTACATACCAGTTCTTCTATTACAAGCTAGGAAATTTGCTCTACTGTTCACATTGGGAAGTTTATTCTTTATACTTAG tttcaGCTTTCTCTACGGACCATGGGCACATTTGAAGTCAATGTTCTCAAAGGAAAGAGCTCTTACAACATCAATTTACAGTATAACTTTGATAGCGACATTATACTGTGCCTTACATCTTCAAAGTACACCGTGGACCATAGTATGTGCTGTCTTACAAGTCATGGCATTGTTCTGGATGATGATGGGGTCTATACCAGGAGGATCATCGGGCATGAGGTTCTTTGGAAGCATGTTCAAATCATCAGTTTCAAACACATTGCCGATTTAA